The sequence below is a genomic window from Sorangiineae bacterium MSr12523.
CATCTTGTCGACGCGCTTCATCTCCACGCGAATGCCGACGACGTTTCCAAAGTGGATGCCGTGGAGGCTTTGATTCAGCCTTCGCACCTGGCTCTTCGCGCGGCGGAGGCGCACGTCGATGCCGCGCGCGACGTCTTCGGAGGCGCCACGCAGATCCGTTTCCTGGCGGCCAAGCCGCTCTTCCAAGAGAGAAAGATGGTCGCGCAAGCGCAAGAGCGCCTCCAGCGGATCCTCCACCTCGGCGACTTGGGGCGGGAGGCATCGCTTGAGAACGTCGCGCACGGTCAGCCAGGCATCGAGGTACGCGTTGGCGTGGAGGAACTCGGTCACCTGCGCGGCGCTCTCGGCGTTGCCCCGTGAAGCGCGAAGGCGGTCGACCAGGAGCTCGCCCTTGCCGCGCGCCTCGGGCCAGAGATCGGCGCTCGGCCGGCCGCGGTACGAGGCAGCCACGCGGGACGAAACGGCGTGCGAGAGAACCCCTGCCTGCGAGGCGGCGCGCTCGAGAACAGTCCACTGTTCGCGCGTGGGCAGTGCCTCCTTTTCCACGGTGGTGGCCTGCGATGCGGCGGACGTGGCCGCACGCTGCGCTTGCAGACGGCGCTCCTCGAGCAGGGCCAAGTCCGTGGCCAGCCGGCGTTCCTCCAGCTCGAAGGCTTTGCGCTCGGCGTCGATTTCGGCGATGCGGCGGTTGGTCGCGGCGGCGGCTTCCTCGGAGAGATCGCTCAGGCCTTCCGCGGCGAGCTCGCCCGCCGCGCGCTCGTGGTGCGCACGAACCGCCATGTGCTCTGCATCGGCCTTCTGCTGCGCCGTGGCCGCGAGCTCCCAGGCAGCTTCCGCCGCGCGCAGGGCCTGCTCTTCGGCCTCCCAGGCGGCGCGGGCGTTCTTGCGCTGCTCTTCCAACGCCGGCACGATGGCTTTTTGCTCGGCCAGCGCGCGCTCGGCATCGGCGAAGCGGAAGGCGGCGCGGTTTTCCACTACCTCGGCCAAGGCCGTCAGGGCCACGAACAGGCGATCGCGCTCGTCATCGAGCTCGCGGCGGCGCGCCTCCAACGTGGCTCGCTCCTCGTCGGCGGGAAGGGTCGGCGGGTGGCGCAGCACCTCCACGAGCTCCGCCAACGTGCGGCGATCGTCCTCGGTGCGCCGCAGCTCCTCGCGTGCGTTCTCGACTGCGTCGAGCTGCGTCTCGAGCTCCGCGGCGCGGGCCGCATAGTCGGGCGGCACGAGGAGGTAGGCATCGCCGAGAAGCGCGCGCAGTGCGGCGATGCGCGTGCGAAGGGCTCCCTCGCGCTGCCGGAGGGCCCGCACGCGCGCTTCGCCGGTGTCCTCGAGTTGCGCGAGGGTCTCCATCTCGCTGCGAAGTTGCGCGAGGGCCTCACCCGGATCGCCGCCCTCGAAGGTGGACCAATCGGCGGCAAGATCGTCGGCGTCGCGCTTGGCTTCGTCGAGGCTGCGCACGCGGGAAAGGGCCGCCTCGATGTCGCGCTCGAGGCCCTCCGCCTCTCGACGCAGGTCGGCGGCGCGGCGTTCGCGTGCACGACGCCCGAGCGACGGATGGTCGGGCACGCGCGTGACACGGATGCCAAAGGACTCCTGGACGAACACGTCGTCGCCGCGCCGGGTGGGCTTTCGCTCGTCGAGCCCCAGTGCGGCGTGCGCGTTCACCAGCAGCACGCTGTTCATGGTGCGCGGGAACTTCGACAACGTCGCGGCTGCGCCTTCGGGATCGTCGACGATGAGCGCGTTCTCCAGCGGCCCTAGTTGCGCTTGCAGCATGGCCGCTTCCTCCGGATCGAGCTCTTCGAAGCGGCTCGCGAGCAGCTCTGCATCGAGCTCGTCACGAAGGCTCAAGAGGTCCGCATCGAAGGCGCCGCCGGTGGCATCCAGGGCGTTGGCCTCGCGCAGGCGCGCCTCGTGGAGCTCTTTTTTCTCCGTCAATGCGGCGCGTTCGCGCTCGGCGTCCGCCGCGAATCGGTCGCGGGCTTTCGCGATGTTTTCCCGGCTGCGAAGCGCCATTTCGAGGCGCTTTTCCAGCGCTTGCAGCTTGGGTGCCCCGGCGGCCCATCGCTCGGCGCGACGCGTGAGTTCGGCCGCCTCACTGCGCAAACGAACCAAGGTGCGCTGCGCCTCTTCGCTGCGGGTCAACTCCGTGCGCAGCTCGTTTTCCGTGGCCCGCAGCTCGGCCTCCGCGACGTCGAGCGGGCGCTGGACAAGGTGCGCCGGCGCTTCGTCGGCACCGGGCTCGATCTCGAGCTCGAGTGCCCGTGCGCGGGCTTTCGTCTGCTGCTCGGCGAGCCGCCGGGCACGCGAAAGCTCGGCCGCCGTCTCCGTGGGGCGCTCGACGGAGGTTTTCAGATCCGCGAACCGCGCGAGCACGGCGCGTGCGCGATCGTGGGCGCCTTCGGCCGACGTGGCGCCGGTGAGCGTGGCAAGAGCACGAAGCGCGCGATCGTACTCCTCTTGGCGCACGGCGATGGATTCGCGATCGCGGTCGAGGCGGGAGCGCTCGAGATCCACCTCACCGAGGCGTGCGCGCGTTCGCTCGAGGGCCCCCACGACGGCATGTTCGTCCTCGGCCAGCGCGAGCTCGCCCAGGGCGGTGCGCGCCTCGTCGAAGCGGCTTCGCACGCGGCGGTGCGCGTGGGCATTGCGGTGGAGCTCCTCGAGGCCTTTTTCGAGATCGCCCACGCCGGTCGCAGCACGGTCGTAGGCGTCGCGCGCCCGATCGCGCTCGAGCCTTCGCGCCTCGCGCGCCTTGGTGGCCGCTTCGTAGGCCGCGCGTGCCGCCTGTGCATCTTCGCCTTTGCGCAAAAGCTCGCGTTCCAGCTCGGCGATGCGCAGGTGCACGCTGCGCGCGCGGGTCATTTTGCCGGCGCGAACGTGGGCCTCCTCGAGAAGGCGCTTCGTTTCGGCCAGGCGCGCTGCGAAGAGCTCGTGCTTTTGCTTCGACTCCGCGATATCCGCCTCCAGGCTGCGCACACCACGCGCTGCTTCGGCCGCCGCGGCGCGGGCCTCGTCCAGCCGGCCTGCGGCCTCGTTGGCGCGCTCGCGGGTGGCAGCCACCGCGGCGGCGAACATCGCCTGGCCGGCGTCGAAGATGCCGCTGATCTCGTGCTCGAGGTGGCGCGATTCCCGCACCTCGGTGCGCGTCCGATGGCATGCATCGAGGTTGCCGCGCATGCGCGACAGCGTGTCCGAGAGGCCGCTCTCCTCCTTGAGCAGGAACGAGCGAAGTTCGGTGGTGAGCGCGCGCGAGATGCCGCCGGTCATGCTGGTGCGGAGCATCTCGTTGAGCTTGTTCCGGTCTTCGTCGGTGGCCATCCGCAGCGGCGTGATGCCATGCTCGAACAAGGCCGCGAAGTACTCTTTCGCGGTCGCGAAGACGTCGATCTTGCCGGCGAGGCGCGCGACGCCTTCGCGAAGTTCCGCGAGCTCGGGCACTTCGTCGTGCTCGCCGCGCGGCAGGAGAAAGAGCTCTTTGAGGCTGCCTTGGAGGTCGATGTCCTTGATCAGGAAGGGCGTGAGCACGATGGTGGGCTCCGCCTTTCGCTCGAGGTGAACGCCGGCGATGAATTTCTTCGGGCCAACCTCGATTTCGAGTGCCGCATAGGAAGGGCGGCCCTGCTCACCGAGGCGGCCCCAGATGCCGCGGTCGCCGCCGGTGGCGCTGCTTTCGCCCAAGTTGGTGAAGCGCAGGCGCGACATGTCGGGCAGGAGCACGACGTACGCGGCGATCATGACGGTGGTCTTCCCTGCCCCGTTCGCGCCTTCGAGTGCCGTGACGTGGCGATCGAAGAGGTAGCGCTCGTAGAAGACTCCCTTCCAGTTCACCAAGGCGAGCGCGGTCGCCCGCGCCCGCATCATGAGGGGGCTCCCCCTTCGGGATCGGATACCGATTCGGGTTCCGACTCCGACTCCGACTCCGACTCCGACTCCGACTCCGACTCCGATTCCGATTCAGATTCAGATTCAGATTCTGACTCTGACTCAGATTCAGATTCAGATTCGGACTCTGACTCTGACTCGGAATCCGATGCCGAATCGTCTTCGGCGAGGACGAGTTCGCCCTCGGCGACGAGGCGCGCGAGGGCGGCTTCGGGGGCCTTCGTTCCTCGAACCGGTTCGGCGAAGCGCATGAGCGCGGAGCGCAGGCGAATGCGGTCCTCTTCGACGATTTCGACGAAGCCCAAGGTGGCCAAGCGGCGGAGGGCCTCGGCGACCTTGTTTCGCACGGTCTCCTGTGCGACGCGCTCGTCGTATTTGCGTCGCTTCGGGTTCATCACCCGCACCAGCGCATCGGCCCCCACCACCCCGGCCAAGTGCCCGAGCACCTGCTCGCGGGTCACCGTGCCGCCCTGCTCGAGGGTCGATGGCTCCAGATAGAGAAGGGTCAATGCCTGGCCCACCAGCATTTCCCCGGACGAAAGATGGCGCTTGCCGAGCGCGTCTCCCGTGGGGAGCAAGTAGAAATAGCCGTCGCTTCGGTGAATGAGCTCGCACCCGAAGCGGCGGTACAGCGGCTCCAAATGATCCTCGGCGTCGACGAGAAACGTGTACCAGGCCACATCGTCTCGATCGATGTGCCGCCCTCGGCGCAACGCGAGATCCACCTCGGGGTATGCCTCGTCGAGGATGACATCCTCGAGCCGCGCGAAACGCGGGCTGCCGTCCGAGCTCACGAGGCCTCCTTCTCGGGCTGGGACTCCGGCTCGGCGACCACGCGCACCGTCCATTCCTCGATCATCAGGCCATCCTGCATCGGCACCCACGCGCGTTCCGCCGTGGCCTCCGGATCGCCAAGACGGGCCACGGCCTGCGCCACACGCCCCGTGGTGACGAAGCGCTCCTCCTCCGCCACCTCCGCAATGACCCGCTCCGTCACCACACCCAGCGCACGCGCCCCCTCGGCAAGCGCACCGCGGACACGCGCCTCGAGGATCGCTTGCGGATTCTCCGCCGGCGCATCGGCCAGACCTTGCTCACGCTCCTTGCGCGGACGGCGCACGGGCGGCTTCTCCTCCGGCGGGATCTCCACCTCGCGCAAAAGACGAATCGGCGGTGCGCTGGCCAAGGTCAGCGCGAATTGCTTGCCCGCCGTGCCAGCCAAATGCTCGCGCAGGCGATGCGTCAAGGTGCGCGCCGGATCCAGGCGAACGACGTCGCGCAGGTAGCGGTGCACGTACTGGTAATACTCCGACCACGCGCGCTGCCGCGCCGAGCCCCACGCCGCGATGCGGTCCACCTGATCGACCACCGTGCGCGCCGCACCTTCGGCATCGGCCACCCCCGCCTCGGCCGCGTGCTCTTGGATGTCCTGAAGCAGCGACTGCAGCTGGTGCGTGTCGCGTAAGAGAATCTGATTCAGCTCGTTCAAGGTGCCGCTCGTCGACTCGAGCAGCTCCTGGCATCGTGCCACGGCGCCGAACCAATCGGCGTGAAGAAGCCCGGCAATTTCGCGCTGGAACTCCTCCTGCTGCAGGTCGAAGCCGCACTGCCGTCGCTCGATGCCGTTGGCCAGATCGCCCATGGTGACGCGCAGCGGGCTGATGACGCCCATGCGCCACTCTTCCTCGGTGTGCGCGGCTTTCGCCGCGGTGAGGATCTCGCCCAGGCCCACCAGAAGGCTGCGCGTGAGCACGGTCAGGCTGTCGCGCGTGAGGGTGTCGTCCTCGAGAAAAAATTCGATGATGCCGTTGGCCAGCCGTGTGAGCGCGTATTCGCCCGCCCGCACGATGCCGGCGCCATCGACCCGCGCAATCATGCGCTGCTCGCGAAGCCGGCGGATGGCATGCGTGGAGCGCCGCTGTTTCGCGGGCTGCCCCGGTTCGGCGGCGGCCGCCAGCACGGACTCCACCTGCTCGAACACGTCCGCGAGCTGCTCCTCCGAAAAAGACGTCATCGCCGCGCTTTCCGCCCGCAGATGAAGCGCCGCGAGAAAGCACAGGTCCAGCGTCGATAGATCGAGCGATGGCCCGCGCTGGGCGAGCGAGGCAAGAACGCGGTTCGGATTCACGGCCAGGAGACCGTGACAGATAGCAGCTTTTTACCTCTTGGTCGCCGTCACCAAGGACCCGCCGCCCATCGACGTGAGCTCGAGCCCGGCGCTTTTCAACACGGGTTCCAGCTCGAATCGCAGCAGATTGGCCACGTCGGGCACGTCCAGCGCCAGCACCCCGCCCGGCGCGAGGTGCCGCGCGGCCGCCGCGGCCACCTGCCCGAGCGCCTCGGAGCGCGAGGGGCCGTCGTCGTAGGCGGCGATGGCCAGCGGAAAATCGGGATCGGCCAGTTTCAAGGTTGCGATGTCTTGAAAGACGTGGATCCGATGCCCCACGTCGCGGTCCTCTCGATCGAGCTCTTCCTGGAAGTCGTGGAGCGGACCGCCGGACATGTCCACCCCCACCACGCGATACCCCGCCCGGGCCAGCGGAATGGCCGCCCATCCCGGCGCCGCATGCAGCTCGAGGATGGGCCCTCCCGTCCTTTCAGCAATTTCCAAGTACCGTTCGAGGGCCATTTGCATCTACGTTCCCGGTCGTCGCCTCGTTGTTCAAACGATCCGTGCGATCGGCTACAAATCCGCCGTGGCCCCGGTAAGCATCGATGATTTGCGCGTGGTCGTCGCCGTCGCGGAGCACGGGAGCTTCGTTCTGGCGGCGCGCCACACGCGGGTACCGACCAGCACGGTGAGCCGGGCGGTGGCGCGATTCGAGGATGCGGCGGGGGTGCGGCTCTTTCAGCGCAATTCGCGCAAGGTGAGCTTGACAGCCGAGGGCGCGATGCTGCTCGAGCGCGCAGCGCCGCTCCTGGAGGAGATGGACCGCCTCGTCGAGGGCCTCGCAGGCGAGGAAGCGTCCATCTCGGGGAGGCTTCGTGTGACCGCGCCCACGATGAGTGGCTCGCGGCCGATCGCGGCGGCGCTCATGTCCTTCGCCGAGGCGCACCCCAAGGTGACCGTGGAGCTGTCGCTGACCAACGCGGTGGTGGACCTGCTCGAAGAGGGGTTCGATCTCGCCTTCCGCGCCGGCCCCGTGCACGGTGCCGATCTCGTGGCGCGGCGGGTTTGGAGCGTCCCGTACGCGCTGGGCGCTTCGCCGGCGTTCGTGGAGAAAGAGCTCGCGCGCCGCAAAAAGCTCGATCGCGCCGCGCTCGAGTCGCTGCCGGCCATCGCGGCCCGGCCTGATACCGTGTGGCGGTTCCGGCGCGACGACAACGGCGTGACGACGATCCGGCCGCGCATCCGTTTTTGCGTGAGCGATCTGCGCGTGGGGATCGACGCCGCCGCGCGCGGCCTGGGCATCGTGGGCGCTGCACGGCACGAGCTGCTCGCCGCGGGGCTCGTCCTGCTCGAGCCAAAGGCCGACGTCGGGCGGCCCGAGGCGCGTGAGCTCTACGCGGTCTATCCTTCGCGCCGTCTTCTCCCGAAGCGCGTTGCGCTCGCCATCGACTGGGTGGCGCGCGCGCTTCGGGACGCGGAACGTTGACGCGACGCTAGTTGGTGTCGTCGTGGCTTTTCGCGGAGACGCGGCCGCGCGCGGTGGCCATGAAGTCGCCCGCGTTTTCGGCGAGCTCCTCGGCTTGCGCGGTGAGCCGCTCGAGAAGCTTGTCGATCTCGGGCCGCGCGCGCTCGATCCACTTGCGCACGGTCGGGGCGGCGGCCACGCCGAGGACCATCCCCACGCCGATGTACTGGAGCTTCGTCCCGAGCGGTACTTCCTCGGCGGCGGCGCCCCCCTTCTTTCCCTTCTTCTTTTTCTTCTTTCCCTTTGCCATCACCGCTCTCCCAGTTTTCCGAGTGCAACGAGGTTGGTACGGGTCGCGCGCGCCGTTTTCTTCTGCAGGGCGAACGAATTCAACACGACGGCGATGGTGCTCAAGTTGTGCACGATGGCCGCCGAAAACGGCGATAGCCGCCCCAGCGCGCCAAACCCGAGCCCCACCAGGTTCACGCCAATCGATGCGGCGAAGTTCTCGTGGATGGTCCGCAGCGCATGCTTCGCGATGCCCAGAGCCTCGGGCACCAGGAAAAGGTCATTTCGCGCCAGGGTCACGTCCGCCGTCTCGATGGCGAGATCGCAGCGCCCCTCGCCCATGGCGATGCTCACGTCGGCGTGCGCCAGCGCCTGCGCATCGTTGATGCCGTCTCCCACCATGGCGACGCGGTGTCCTTCGGCGCGAAGCTTGTCGATCAGGTCGAACTTGTCCTGCGGGAGCATCTCCGCGTGCACCTCGCGGATGCCCAGTTGCTCGGCCACGAAGTGCGCAGGCGCCGCCCGATCGCCCGTCGCGAGGAGGATCCGCTTGACGCCCAGCTTTTCCACCTGCGCCAGCGCCGCGCGCGCCTCGGGTCGAACCGCGTCGGCCACGGCGAACGTGGCCGCGTGCGCGCCGTCCAGCGCCAGATGAACCAGCGATTGCGCCGCGCGCACCTCCGGCAAAGGCTCTGCATCCGAGCCATCCACCGCGATGCCCGCACGCTCGAGAAAGACGCGGCTTCCAATCTGGACGCGCACCCCATCGACCAGGCCTTCGACACCGAAGCCCGGATGCGGCAGGTAGTCGACCACGTGCGCCGGCTCGAGGCCGCGATCGCGTGCTTCCCGCACGATGGCCGCCGCCAGGGGATGGGTCGCATGCCGTTCGACCGCCGTAGCAAAGCGCACGCACTCGTTCTCGCCGCGTGCCCTGCCCGCGTCGGTGAGGCGAAGGGCCACCAACTTTGGCGCGCCCACGGTGAGCGTGCCCGTTTTGTCGAGAACCACGGCATCCACGTGCGCCGCGCCTTCCAGGTGCACGCCGCCCTTGATGAGGATGCCCCGCTTGGCCGCGCCGCCGATGCTCGCAAACACCGCCGTCGGCGTGGCCAGCCCCGCCGCACACGGGCAGGCAATGACGAGCATCGTGATGGCCTTGGTCCAATTGCGCGTGACCAGCAACGTGATCCCGGCCAATCCCAGCGAAATGGGCACGAACCGCGACGCAAAGCGGTTTCCAATGGCCTCGATGGGCGCGCGGCGCTCTTGCAGATCCTGCACCGCGGCGACCATGCGCGCGATGAGCGTCTCGTGCACGAGGCTGGTGACCTCCACGTCAATCTCGCCCGATTCCACGATGGATCCGGCGTACACCGTGTCGCCGGCGCGCTTTTCCTTGGGGAGCGCTTCGCCGGTGAGAAAGCTTTCCTGCACGAGGGCAACGCCGGCCACCACCTTGCCGTCGAGGGGCACCTTCTCGAAGTGGAAGATGCGCACCACGTCGTTCTTCTCCAGGTGCTCCACGGGCGTCTGACGCAGCCCCGGCTTGCCGCCCGGCACGTGCGCCGGCGACAGCTTCCACGCCTCGGGCGGGGCCAGATCCATGAAATCGGCAATCGCCAAGCGCGAACGGCGCAGGGTGATCTCCTCGAGAAGCCGGCCGAGCTGGATGAGCCACACCACGCTGAGGCCCGTGAGGCTTTCGCGTAACAGGAGCGTGGCCATCACCGCGATGGCAATCAACGTGTCGTCGGTGGGCTTGCCCTTCGCCGCGGATTTCGCCCCACTCTTGAAGATGGGGTAGCCGCTCACCACGGTGAGCAGCATCGCCAGATCGGTGAGCGGGCCCCCGCTGCCAAGGACCGGCACACCGCGAAGGCGCCGCGACACCAGCCACGCGAGCACCGCCCCCACCGCCCCGAGCCGCAACGTCTCTTTGCGGACGGCTTCGTCGCTGCCCAAATGCTGATGATCGTGGCCGTGGTCGTCGTGGTGATCGTGACCGTGCCCATGGCCGCCGTGATCATGATGGCTGTGCTCGCCGTTGGCATCGCGGTGAATGCCCGCGATTTCATGCCGGTGGTCGCGCAGATCGCACTCGCCGTGCACCCGGGCGAACTCCTTCACGCCGCGGCAGATGGCCTCCGCCACGTCGACGGGCTTCACCTGGTCGGGATCGTAGAAGACGAGCGCGGTCCGTGTGCGCGAGCTGTAGCTCGCCAGGCGCACGGAGTGGATACGCTGGAGCTCGCGTCGCATGGCGTCGCGAAGAAAAGCGTCCCCTTTGAAGTCGAGATGAAAGCGAATGCGTCCCGGTACGAAGGCCTTCACCGTGATCCGCCGAAGCAGATCGGGAAGGGATGCCGCACCGAGCAGTGTGGCGTCGCCCGACATGAGACCAATCAGCAGAGCAATCGGCTCGCCGCGAGTCAATAACTTCTTCGATTCGCGAATCGTTCAGGTCTGCGAACGACGCCGCTTCACTTGCAGAACTTGCCGATGCGTCCGTCCTACTTGACGCCCTCTCCGAGCTTGCTCGCGTGCCCGGCGATGTTGCGCCAAGGGCTCTTTTCGTTGCGGCGAATCCACGTATCGGTAAATCGAATTCGCTGATCGAACGGTTTTCCGTGATCGACACCTTTGGAATGCAAAATGGCAATTACGAGTGCGGTATTGTCGGTTACCCGTACACGCCAATCGCTTGATTCGTTGACGTCGTAGCGAACGTCGGGCGAGGACATCTCGGCCACGACTGCGGCCTTGTCGTAAATGCGTCCGGAACCGCTCACCAGCGTGTAGTCGTCGGTGAGAAAATTGGCGAAGGCCTTGGCGTCGCGGTCCACGACCGACTTCTGCATGGCCTTGTCGAGCGCGATCAATTGGAGGGCGTCGGCGTCGCTGGTGGCAGCCTCGGTGGTGCCTCCAAAGCCGACTGCGCCGGCGATGCCCGCGACCAACGTAAGAACGATGCATCGAGATGCACGAGATGAAGAAGTGCGCATGGTATGTCTCCCCGATCGTCCAGTATTGGCCCCTACTCTCGAGCCTGGCAATGGAACACTGCTGCGCATTCGAATGACGTCCAAATGACACCGCTGAGAATCACCGAGTATCTGGCCACCCCGCCCCTGCCACGTCTCGTGCCCGAGGGAGTCTTCGACGATTTCGGCTGGTGCGCGAGCGACACGCTCGAGTGGTCCCGTCCGAGTGCACGTCCATTCGACCTGGCTACGCCCCTCGATGGGTCCGACCCCGCGCGGATGGTGTTCGTGTTCCATCGTGCCGATCACGGCCCCGAGTTTCTGCCGCGGGAGATGGCCAAGCTTCATGCCTTCGGCATGGGCCTTGGCGACGACGATTGGGCGCTTGCCCCGTATGCCATCGACGATGCGACCGACGGGCTGTGGGAGCGGCGAATGCGCCCGCGCGAGGTGCTATGGCTCGCCGCCGACAACATGAATGCGCTGTTTTGGGGCCTTCACGATTGGTCTCATTTCCACAACCACGGGCCCTTCGAAGAGCGCGCGTGGACCGAGCTTCAATGCGACCAGGCCGCGCTCTTCTGGATGTGGGTCAATCGAGGGGCCATCGGCCTCGACGAGCCTGCGTGGCTGCGCATGCACGCCGACGTGCTCCAAGGGGCGCTCGCCCGCTTCGAGGCCGAAGGTAAACGTTTCAATCCCGAATATCTCCCACGGTGCACGGCGGATGCGCTTCGCGATCTCGCTCCGTCTCGTCAGCCTTGAACGAGGATCGTCGGTTCGTTCCGGACGGGAAAATTCACCGAGTTGGCAATGAAGCAGTCCGCGTGCGCCTTCTCGTGCAGCGCATGCGCTTTGGCTTCGTCCGAGCCATCCTTAACCTGCCCCGCCTTAACCAGGATGGTGACCTTCGGCGAGAGCGTGACCTCCGTGAAGCGCATTTTCCCATCACGCAGTGCCAACCGACCGAACGCCGCATCTTCGTAGGCAACGACCACGATCCCTGCCCGAGCGCAGTGTGCGAGGTACGAGAGGCAATGGCAGCCCGACAGCGCGGCGACGAGCCAATCCTCGGGATTGTGCAGCGAAGCATCGCCGCGATACACGGGCGCCGCCGAGCCGCGGATCGGTGGCTTGCCCTCCATTTCGACGACGTACTCACGCGAGTACGACGCATAATCGGTGAGCGGACCGCGCTCGGCGCCGGTCCAGACGAGCTTGCAAGCGAACGTGTGTTCTTGACCCATCGTGCGAGGATACCAGAAGCACCATTCGGATTTCGTCCAGGCCACTGACACTGCGGCACCCGCGTTCACACGGCCCTGTGTTTGTCGTTGGAATATGCAAACATTGCTTGGATTCGCCCGAGTGCGCGCGGTAGCATCGACGAGTTTTGGGAGGGCATAGGATGAACAAATGGCGTCCACGTATCCTCGCAGTCGATGACGATCCAACGCAGTTGGAGCTGCTGGCGCGCGGACTCGCCCTCGAAGGATTCGACGTCGCCACGAGGGAAGGGCCTATTGGCCTGACCAGTTTGGTGCGCTCCTTCAACCCGGACATTGCCCTGGTCGATATACATATTCCCACCATGCGCGGTGACCGCATCATCGAGTTGATTCGCAGCGTGGCCAGTCCCGATACGAAATATTTCGTCATCTCGTCGTCGAGCGAGGCCGAGCTGCGATTGTGTGCATTGGAAACCAATGCGCATGGTTGGATATCCAAGGGGAGCGGCATGAGCCAAATCGCACTTCGCCTGAAGAGCGCCCTCGCCCATCGTCGAATCCGCCGCG
It includes:
- a CDS encoding response regulator, which codes for MNKWRPRILAVDDDPTQLELLARGLALEGFDVATREGPIGLTSLVRSFNPDIALVDIHIPTMRGDRIIELIRSVASPDTKYFVISSSSEAELRLCALETNAHGWISKGSGMSQIALRLKSALAHRRIRRGESANG
- a CDS encoding OsmC family protein; this translates as MGQEHTFACKLVWTGAERGPLTDYASYSREYVVEMEGKPPIRGSAAPVYRGDASLHNPEDWLVAALSGCHCLSYLAHCARAGIVVVAYEDAAFGRLALRDGKMRFTEVTLSPKVTILVKAGQVKDGSDEAKAHALHEKAHADCFIANSVNFPVRNEPTILVQG
- a CDS encoding cation-translocating P-type ATPase, which produces MSGDATLLGAASLPDLLRRITVKAFVPGRIRFHLDFKGDAFLRDAMRRELQRIHSVRLASYSSRTRTALVFYDPDQVKPVDVAEAICRGVKEFARVHGECDLRDHRHEIAGIHRDANGEHSHHDHGGHGHGHDHHDDHGHDHQHLGSDEAVRKETLRLGAVGAVLAWLVSRRLRGVPVLGSGGPLTDLAMLLTVVSGYPIFKSGAKSAAKGKPTDDTLIAIAVMATLLLRESLTGLSVVWLIQLGRLLEEITLRRSRLAIADFMDLAPPEAWKLSPAHVPGGKPGLRQTPVEHLEKNDVVRIFHFEKVPLDGKVVAGVALVQESFLTGEALPKEKRAGDTVYAGSIVESGEIDVEVTSLVHETLIARMVAAVQDLQERRAPIEAIGNRFASRFVPISLGLAGITLLVTRNWTKAITMLVIACPCAAGLATPTAVFASIGGAAKRGILIKGGVHLEGAAHVDAVVLDKTGTLTVGAPKLVALRLTDAGRARGENECVRFATAVERHATHPLAAAIVREARDRGLEPAHVVDYLPHPGFGVEGLVDGVRVQIGSRVFLERAGIAVDGSDAEPLPEVRAAQSLVHLALDGAHAATFAVADAVRPEARAALAQVEKLGVKRILLATGDRAAPAHFVAEQLGIREVHAEMLPQDKFDLIDKLRAEGHRVAMVGDGINDAQALAHADVSIAMGEGRCDLAIETADVTLARNDLFLVPEALGIAKHALRTIHENFAASIGVNLVGLGFGALGRLSPFSAAIVHNLSTIAVVLNSFALQKKTARATRTNLVALGKLGER
- a CDS encoding nuclear transport factor 2 family protein; this encodes MRTSSSRASRCIVLTLVAGIAGAVGFGGTTEAATSDADALQLIALDKAMQKSVVDRDAKAFANFLTDDYTLVSGSGRIYDKAAVVAEMSSPDVRYDVNESSDWRVRVTDNTALVIAILHSKGVDHGKPFDQRIRFTDTWIRRNEKSPWRNIAGHASKLGEGVK